aaaactacaaaataaaatcgagttttttgaaacgtttgtcacgggattatttttatacaccgtttttatatccatcacgttatacaccgtttttatatccatcacgttatacaccgtttttatatccatcacgttatacaccgtttttattCGCATTGTATTGTCTTTATATGCATGTTCACGATATGCcgtgttttacttgtttatactCGTGACGTCTCACATCGTTAGCCCGAGGGCCCAATTAGTAATGTATTTAGCGTCCCACGGGGAACCCTTAgtcgcgtggaatttgttttgtgggAATGTTGCGCTCGGCTGTGTGGTGCTGAGCTAGTGTAAAATCAGTCtacgtttggttttaataaagagaagacctttgtttttatctaaggAAGACTCGTAAAAATAAGAGTCtggctaattgactagccgttaaagcggggagcttacctggtcagaaaaagtttggttacacgTTAACACAACTTTAACGACTTTTAATAACAGAACAGCTGAAGACATTTCAATAAACGCAAGAATCACacgtcacattgcaaaaagttgtgacgtcactgagAAAACGAATAATAACAAAGAGATGAAAAAGTTCATTTCAAACTGTTTGTCGATGAAGAAAGTTCAATATGTTTGTCAACAAAAAGGatgaaaagaagaaaaaaaacttgaaaaaggaattaatatatttaaacaaccattttctgaattttgaattcttctgaaattttttttcatgtttgagGGTTCATTTCAGAATAGATGGTTGATAAGTCAGCTGGTTGACAAAGtgcaataaatttatcaagaaaaatacaaaccaaCACTAAAAGCGaaagaaaacatttaaatttgaaCATGGATGAAATGGGATTCCTGGTTGTTTGCTTAAACCAAGGTTAGACCTTCCGTCGTGTTGACACTCAAAAGCTCCCAGTTTGACCGACAACCGCTCCAAGTGTTTTTACAAAGAAGAACCTTTTACATTTCAACTCTCTCACTTTGCTTGTCGCTGATGCAATTTGCGATGAGAGCCATGGCACCGGCTAAGATGGAAAGTACGAAACCGAGCCACGCCAGTATGAGTCCGAAACCGTACGGGAGAAGCAATACGGCGCTAGATGGCAGCAAACAAGACACCCCGTTCGCTTGAAAGACGACGCAGCCAATCAGGGAGAAGATACCTGAACACGTGATTACAGGGGAAACGTTGGggtaaaattttacttttttgataGTTTTACACAAAATTCCAGAAGTTAGCTTAGACGTACCTGAAGCAATGATAAGAATGGCGGCTAACCATCTCAGTTTAATTCCGACCTTATCGTCCTGCCAGAAAAATCCAACCGTGTAGATTATGACGGCAGAATACATCACAATATCTGCCATTATGACGAACGCTCTGACGGCGTCCAGCCATGCGGAACCGCACTGGGCCAAGTCAGTGGCTGATATGATGTCATGAAAGAAGTTTAAAACATTGCAAGCCAATCAAAAGCGATCACGTCACAATATAGATCTTACCAGGGTCTAGTTGTGTGCAACCAGCCGAGTTGCATTTGTAGAATAACCCGTAGGTGCCTGCAGCGAGTGTACGAAGCCAGGTGTCGGAGGAAAGTGCAACTGAGTTCAGAATAGCGGCCAGGATCGAGAACACAAACACCGAAATCTGAATTTTCTGTCCCCTGCTTAATTTCAACATTCTTGATAAAGACCTGCTGCTAGGAATTAAGTAATCGCCTGTTTCTAACGTTATCTGCGAAAGTTCAAAGTGACAGTAAAAGATCGGACGGCGGTTATTTGTGACAAGACTTTCTACACTGTTTCTAAACGCTTACGTCTACTCCTCTTACTTATATAGCCTGACACTGACAAGGAAATGTTGCAACAACTCCATATTTATGCCCTGGAGTGAACCCAGGCCGCACAATGCTGTCTCGTCACCTGACACCACGCACTAATGCTCGATTGTGCTCTAACATGGCGCAATGAACAAAATGGTCTGtcgaatgacgtcataatggaGAAAAAGAGAAGTTGTTGTCAGATTGGACGATTGTGCCAAGACAAAGGGCATTGTTCGTTCATAAAAGAGATGATTGACAAAGCGCAAAAGTTGAACGAAAACAAGAgagaatatttaaaatttattgccaGCAAATAGTTCAACGACGATTTTAACAACACGCGATGTCTTCTGCTACTcgtattgttacgtcatcgcTCGCACGGCTCTTCAACttcttgttacgtcacaagaTGTCATACAACGCCATATGGAGgctgttacgtcataatccaCCTGGTGGGTTCGATGTCGTCATCATAATCCAAACCTGGCTGGGGTCCGACGGGGGGTGGCGGATCCCGCCCTCCCACTTCCGGGGGTTGCGATTCTTGACCTGGGAACAAATAGAGGGGTGAGGGGGAAAAGCAAGGCAGGTGGGGTAGAGATTACGTCATAACAAACGATGACAAAGTGGTATCTGATTGGCTGACTACACAGCGGTTGATAGTTGGAAGGTGCGAACTCATCCAGGTAGCTTTCAACATACCTCGTTATATAACATATCATGCGCACAATGTCCACTTTGTCATTCATTTGTTCATTTACTCGTGAATTATTCGACGCCGGATTAAGCTCAATGCTCCGAGGTTGTTTGTTATAATTGGTGAGTAAAGTCGCAAGCGTCAGCGTTTTGTCGTTTTTTAaacgaaaacttttaaatttcatCAGATGGCGCAATCTCGTAAACAATTGTTTAATAGGTTGACCTTGTGACGAAAGTGCTGACATGTTATTTacgaaataattaaaaaatgaatATGTTTTACTGTGACGAGTAAAAGttctgaaaaaagaaaaatgacaATTGCAAGTAATGTTTCATTCTTAGCCGTCTGATAGAATTGAGATCGTGTTGAGATGATTTTAATgaactttgaaaaattaaacaaaacaaattcaactCGTCCTATGTCCAACAGCACATTCTTGCTTATTACTTGCTAAATATTGTTCCCTTATTGCTCCGTGATCCCAATAAATTGCTTTCGTGGGTCAAATCTGTCATCTCTATGGACGAGGTTAATATACAGCTATTATTATCTCCTGATCTtactttttgatttctttcttttcctCCAGCGCCATCTCTGCCCGtctcttttttaattgttCGTCCGCTAGAGCGAGCTCTTCCTCCATTTCGGTCACACGAGCCTTTGCCGCCTTCCGCTTCTCCTGCATGTGTCATCACGTTACAACCAattaaaagtcaaaaaatttcTACTCAAAATGTCGCCGACCAATCACCTGTCTCGATTTGGCCGACTCTTTGACGCTGTAGAACATGGGGCCCAGCTCAGCCAGCCACTCCCCCTCAACCGCCGTCACTGACTGCATGTACTCCCGTGACGTCATCACCAGCTCGTGGTAGACCACGTAGTCGGGAGTGAATCCCATACCGAAGAGGGCCGAGGTGGGGTGTAGATGACAGGGCATGCCGGTACGCAGGTTGACG
The Clavelina lepadiformis chromosome 4, kaClaLepa1.1, whole genome shotgun sequence DNA segment above includes these coding regions:
- the LOC143452478 gene encoding uncharacterized protein LOC143452478 — protein: MLKLSRGQKIQISVFVFSILAAILNSVALSSDTWLRTLAAGTYGLFYKCNSAGCTQLDPATDLAQCGSAWLDAVRAFVIMADIVMYSAVIIYTVGFFWQDDKVGIKLRWLAAILIIASGIFSLIGCVVFQANGVSCLLPSSAVLLLPYGFGLILAWLGFVLSILAGAMALIANCISDKQSERVEM